The Triplophysa rosa linkage group LG3, Trosa_1v2, whole genome shotgun sequence genome has a segment encoding these proteins:
- the dgkzb gene encoding diacylglycerol kinase zeta isoform X1, which translates to MDTFFRRHFKRKDAGDVLHDGPEPCRHRRPSIAVPTSRARRRSSVGLPSTALAQRRRSSVQLQPLPRIANKLSQKSYGRRRSSTTTPKANPRFAVRRKNVGKLRNIDTHLLGPSMLLASLIQMTEEEEEEENGRSLLPGQVELKGSSPKFRSHTDVLSEGDSDSEDSSDDSDDSRRTDPCHELPEEADMSDWEMKQSGILCQQECLPLAAMAERVQAHPLIRVPRCLRRNSSHYGHAEPSPHGRYCRSSQRRRRRRVSTISKAGSPWPGRGLPLPNRRSSTCYRGQGTLNPLLEAYYDPRLESWSGFLSKAISKAGVPQNAAQSSATAPSKFEPKKICSTVEWTEDAQYGQHVWFDTSPAGDFCYVGETYCFAKSLQKSLPRHKCAACKIAVHTVCMDQLDKINFRCKPSFRDPGMRNIRETPNMRHHWVHRRRQDGKCRQCGKGFQQKFSFHSKEIVAISCSWCKQAYHNKVNCFMMEKIDETCSLGAHAAVIIPPTWIIRLRRQQTSLKSSKRKKKTSLKSKSNKKPTEVTKPPPEPSLVTLNESVDVNNKVLIFNSQQDGKWKHFVVRPVSSLLIKPLLVFVNPKSGGNQGTKIIRSFMWYLNPRQVFDLTQGGPREGLEMYSKVPNLRILVCGGDGTVGWILSVLDELQLKPQPAVAVLPLGTGNDLGRTLNWGGGYTDEPVSKILSHVEDGNIVQLDRWNLSVEPNTEASDEEKDEQQTDKLPIDIFNNYFSLGFDAHVTLEFHESREAKPEKFNSRLRNKMFYAGTAFSDFLMGSSKDLSKHIRVVCDGVDLTSKVQDLKLQCLLFLNIPRYCAGTMPWGNTSEHQDFGPQKHDDGLIEVIGFTMTSLATLQVGGHGERLHQCQEVLLTTFKSIPVQVDGEPCKLAPSIIRITLRNQANMLQKTKRRISIPQLNDQQPITEKVQIRVNRISMCDYEALHYDKEQLKDASIPMGVITVSGNSDLETCRQHIEMLHEEADGVNADTLHMPKLSPKWCFLDSTTADRFYRIDRAQEHLNYVTEISQDELFILDPELVTKETVGTSPGMPGAMETVGGCSESTDLFAFPACSSEPSLCRFGHAEGQTECVSTCMVPDSDPHMQIDTEAGTKQGLTRRGAKVINMNRLNASEGDSVSVQRIDVWNDNNQEIITLLFEAVKSDNFEKLVQSHEEGANLLVQDRFGCTLLHYAVDVGNKDIVKYITENAPSCILDVTEKSTGKTALHKAAALGHRTICCYLVDAGASLMKTDLQGDSPKMYAEKAKDFELAEYLENRQHYQMIQREDHETAV; encoded by the exons ATGGACACTTTTTTCAGACGTCATTTTAAGAGGAAAGACGCTGGAGATGTGTTGCACGACGGCCCCGAACCCTGCCGCCACAGAAGGCCGAGCATCGCTGTGCCAACCAGCCGTGCCCGGCGCCGCTCCAGCGTAGGGCTTCCGTCCACCGCACTAGCCCAGCGCAGACGGTCAAGCGTCCAGCTCCAGCCCTTACCTCGAATTGCCAATAAATTGTCGCAGAAAAGCTACGGCAGGCGGAGGTCCAGCACCACCACGCCAAAGGCCAATCCACGCTTCGCCGTACGCCGGAAAAATGTTGGCAAACTACGCAACATCGACACGCACCTCCTCGGTCCATCAATGCTGCTGGCCAGCCTGATCCAGATgacggaagaagaagaggaggaagaaaacGGTCGCAGTCTGCTACCAGGCCAAGTGGAACTCAAGGGAAGCAGCCCGAAGTTTAGGAGCCACACGGATGTGCTTTCAGAGGGGGACAGCGACAGCGAAGACTCCAGTGACGATTCAGACGACAGCCGACGCACGGACCCGTGCCACGAGCTCCCGGAGGAAGCCGACATGTCTGACTGGGAGATGAAACAGTCTGGCATCTTGTGCCAGCAGGAATGTCTTCCTCTGGCTGCGATGGCGGAGCGGGTCCAGGCCCACCCGCTGATCCGAGTTCCACGCTGCCTCCGGAGGAACTCGTCGCATTATGGGCATGCGGAACCAAGCCCGCACGGCCGCTACTGCCGCAGCAGCCAGAGGAGGCGCCGCAGACGGGTTTCAACCATCTCTAAAGCGGGAAGCCCATGGCCGGGGAGAGGTCTGCCGTTGCCTAATCGAAGAAGCTCCACTTGCTACAGGGGTCAAGGGACTCTCAATCCTCTACTCGAAGCTTATTATGACCCCAGACTGGAGTCTTGGAGTGGATTTCTGTC AAAAGCCATCTCCAAAGCTGGTGTGCCACAGAACGCTGCCCAGTCCAGTGCCACGGCACCCTCCAAATTTGAACCCAAGAAGATCTGCAGCACCGTCGAGTGGACT GAAGATGCCCAGTATGGTCAACACGTGTGGTTTGATACCAGTCCAGCTGGAGACTTCTGTTACGTTGGTGAGACCTACTGCTTTGCAAAGTCACTG CAAAAGTCTCTTCCTCGCCACAAATGCGCAGCTTGCAAAATAGCAGTTCACACTGTATGCATGGACCAACTGGACAAG ATTAACTTTAGGTGTAAACCATCATTTAGAGATCCAGGGATGAGAAACATCAGAGAG acACCAAACATGAGGCATCACTGGGTCCACAGAAGACGACAAGACGGAAAATGTCGTCAGTGTGGAAAG GGTTTCCAGCAGAAATTCTCCTTCCACAGTAAAGAAATCGTGGCCATCAGCTGCTCGTGGTGCAAGCAGGCA TACCACAACAAGGTAAACTGCTTCATGATGGAGAAAATCGATGAGACGTGTTCCCTTGGAGCTCACGCTGCTGTGATTATTCCTCCGACCTGGATCATCAGACTCCGTAGACAGCAG ACCTCATTAAAAAGCAGTAAAAGAAAGAAGAAGACGTCTTTGAAAAGCAAGTCCAACAAGAAACCCACAGAGGTAACCAAACCCCCTCCTGAACCATCTTTAGTAACCCTGAATGAAAGCGTTGATGTAAACAATAAGGTGTTGATATTCAACTCTCAGCAGGATGGGAAATGGAAACACTTTGTCGTGAGACCGGTCTCTTCCCTTCTCATCAAACCCCTGCTGGTGTTTGTCAATCCGAAAAGTGGAGGAAACCAG GGAACGAAAATCATCCGCTCTTTCATGTGGTACCTGAACCCTCGGCAGGTGTTTGACCTCACTCAGGGCGGCCCGAGAGAAGG gttaGAAATGTACAGCAAAGTGCCCAACCTGCGTATCCTGGTTTGTGGAGGAGATGGAACG GTCGGCTGGATTCTGTCTGTGCTGGACGAGCTCCAGTTGAAACCTCAGCCTGCGGTGGCCGTTCTGCCTCTCGGGACGGGAAATGACCTGGGCCGAACTCTCAACTGGGGCGGG GGATACACAGATGAGCCGGTGTCCAAGATCCTGTCCCATGTTGAAGACGGCAACATCGTCCAACTGGACCGATGGAACCTGAGCGTGGAACCAAACACAGAAGCCAGCGATGAGGAAAAGGATGAGCAACAGACAGACAAG CTTCCCATCGACATCTTCAACAACTACTTCAGTCTCGGGTTCGACGCACACGTGACGCTTGAGTTTCACGAGTCCAGAG AGGCTAAACCTGAAAAGTTCAACAGTCGCCTTCGCAATAAGATGTTTTACGCAGGG ACGGCGTTTTCAGACTTCCTGATGGGAAGCTCCAAAGATCTTTCCAAACACATCAGAGTGGTG TGTGATGGTGTTGACCTGACCAGTAAAGTGCAGGATTTGAAACTTCAATGTCTCCTGTTTCTCAACATCCCCAG ATATTGCGCCGGTACGATGCCGTGGGGAAACACGAGCGAACACCAGGATTTCGGGCCTCAGAAACACGACGACGGACTGATCGAGGTCATCGGATTCACCATGACCTCCCTG GCAACCCTTCAGGTTGGAGGTCATGGTGAGAGGCTTCATCAGTGTCAAGAGGTGCTCTTGACCACCTTCAAGTCCATTCCTGTTCAGGTGGACGGAGAGCCTTGTAAACTGGCGCCATCCATCATCCGTATCACCCTCAGGAACCAGGCCAACATGCTGCAGAAGACCAAGAGAAGAATCTCCATTCCACAGCTGAACGA TCAGCAGCCCATCACAGAGAAGGTCCAGATCCGGGTGAACCGTATCAGCATGTGCGATTATGAAGCTCTGCATTATGATAAAGAGCAGCTCAAGGACGCCT CTATTCCTATGGGAGTGATTACGGTTTCTGGGAACAGCGATCTGGAGACGTGCCGGCAGCATATTGAGATGTTACATGAG GAGGCGGATGGTGTTAATGCAGACACACTACACATGCCAAAACTTTCACCAAAATGGTGCTTCCTGGACT CCACAACTGCAGATCGCTTCTACAGAATAGACCGCGCTCAG GAGCACCTCAACTATGTGACGGAGATCTCCCAAGATGAGCTTTTTATCTTGGACCCGGAGCTAGTCACCAAGGAGACGGTGGGCACGTCGCCTGGAATGCCGGGGGCGATGGAAACCGTGGGGGGATGTTCTGAAAGTACAGACCTGTTCGCTTTTCCGGcctgttcttcagagccttcgcTGTGCAG GTTTGGTCACGCTGAAGGTCAGACTGAATGCGTGTCGACTTGCATGGTCCCGGACAGTGACCCTCACATGCAGATCGACACAGAGGCCGGCACAAAGCAAGGCCTGACCAG GAGGGGAGCAAAAGTTATTAATATGAATCGTTTAAACGCTTCAGAAGGGGATTCAGTAAGTGTCCAAAG GATagatgtttggaatgacaacaATCAAG AAATAATCACATTGCTCTTTGAGGCTGTGAAGTCGGACAACTTCGAGAAG CTGGTCCAGAGTCACGAAGAAGGTGCGAATCTCCTGGTTCAGGATCGGTTCGGCTGCACCCTCCTCCATTATGCGGTCGACGTCGGCAATAAAGACATCGTGAAGTACATCACCGAGAATG CTCCTTCCTGTATCCTGGATGTGACAGAGAAATCAAC AGGGAAGACGGCCCTGCACAAGGCAGCTGCTTTAGGCCACAGGACCATCTGTTGTTACCTGGTGGATGCCGGTGCGTCCCTCATGAAGACAGACCTGCAG GGTGATTCTCCAAAGATGTACGCTGAAAAAGCTAAGGACTTCGAGCTAGCCGAGTACTTGGAAAACCGGCAGCACTACCAGATGATCCAAAGAGAGGACCATGAGACTGCGGTGTGA